TCAGGAGCGGCCGCCGCGCTTCGAGTATCGTCTGTCGCAGAAAGGCCTCGATCTGTATCCGGTACTGCTCGCGCTCACCGCGTGGGGCGACCGCTGGAAGGACGACGGCAAAGGTCCGCCCGTCGTGCTGCGTCACCGCCGATGCGCTCGCGTAATGCACCCGGTGATGGTGTGTTCCGAATGCGGCGAGCCGATCGATCCGCGGGAAGTCGAGCCGATGCCGGGGCCCGGCTGGGCCGAGCGACAGGCGGAGGTCGAGTGACGGCGCGGACGGCTCCCGTCCGCAAGGGCGACGCTCGCGGCGCGATCCGGCGCCCGCATGAGGGAAGGCCGACGAGCGCGTGGCGAACGATCCGCGCCATGACACGCGCTGCGCGCGCAACGCGCAGCCGCCGGATCGCGAGAATGAGCCGGATCGTCGCGATACGCGCTCGCTCATCGCGTCGCGAATTGGGCGGCGGCCGATCCGGCCACGGTTTTCCGCATGCCGGCAAGACCGCTTTTGCGCCTCGGGAGCGGCGACAAGCCCGGCCACGCACGAATCCGCGGCAATCGCTCGTACTGCCCGACGTTCGCGACATCCGCGACGATCGACATGCGCCGCGTCAAATGCACCGGCTCCGCTGCGACCTCATCGCGCGACTGACAAGGAGGCGCGCAACGGCGCAAGCGCTATCGCCGACTCCGCTTATGAAGTCGACCGCGATCCCGCCGCAGCCGGCGGCGTAGACGGCGTATCGCCCCCACCGCTGCTGCGACGGCCGTCGCGGCATGATCCGCTCGAACCGTCCATTGCCGGGTAGGCAATCGTCCATGCCCCGCGCGCGCCTCCCGATCGCCTCAGCCGTGCGCGACACATCGTCGCGGATCGCCGGACACGAAACTTCGGAGCGCGAACCGTTCGTCCAACCGAATGCAAGACGCGCGGCACCTCTCCGATCGGCGCGGCAAGCCCTCGTGATCTGCGAACCGGCGCGGTCGCGCGCCGCCCCGCAAACACCGTCCGCTGCGCGGCGGCGAAACGCGGCACCGAAGAAAACGCCGCGGCGACCGATGAAGACGGACGATCGCGGCCATCGGCCGCCGGTTCGGCGCGACCGCATTCGGCCGCCCCAGCTCGAGCGCGATCGCGAGTCGCCGAAACGGCGCGCACCGCGCCGCCGCAGGCCCGAGGGCACGCGCGACGACAGTCGCGCGACAGACATGCGACACCCTGTCCCGAGCGAACGCTTTCATTTTTGAAAGCGCCCCGGTCAATTGAGGTAACATAGGGCCCGCTTGCGTCGAGCGGCCGCCTCCTGCCGCCCGTCTCCCGCGAGCGTTGTCTGGTGCGTGCCGTACCGGAAGGCGCGCGAACAGCTCAGGTTGTCAGTCCACTGCTTGCACGCCGGCGAGCCGCGCCGTCATTTGCAATACCTGCCGTGCAATTTGGACTCCTCATGAAGAAAAGACGCAACATCACCTCGTACATCGTGATTGCGATGATCCTCGGCATCGCGGTCGGCTATGGTTGCCACAGTGCGTTTCCGGACCCGGCGATCGCGAAGGAAATCGCCGGCTACGTCTCGCTGCTGTCCGACGTGTTCCTGCGTCTCATCAAGATGATCATCGCGCCGCTCGTGTTCGCGACGCTGACGGTCGGCATCGCGCACATGGGCGACACCGGAGCGGTCGGCCGGGTCGGCGTGAAGGCACTCGGCTGGTTCTTCATCGCGTCGTTCACGTCGCTGCTGCTCGGCCTGCTGGCCGCAACGGTCCTGCAGCCGGGCAGTCATCTGAGCCTGCCGCTGCCCGCCACCGATGCCGCCGTCAATCTGAAGACCAGCTCGTTCACGCTGAAGGACTTCGTGATCCACCTGGTGCCGAAGTCGATCGCCGAGGCAATGGCGAACAACGAGATCCTGCAGATCGTCGTGTTCTCGATCTTCTTCGGCACCGCGCTGTCCGCGCTCGGCGACGCCGGCAAACGGCTGACCGGCGTGATCGAGGATCTCGCGCAAGTGATGCTGAAGGTCACGGGCGCCGTGATGTGGTTCGCGCCCGTCGCGGTGTTCGCGGCGCTCGCGTCGACGATCACGACGGAAGGGCTCGGCATCCTGCTCACGTTCGCGAAGTTCATGGGCAGCTTCTATATCGCACTTGCGCTGCTGTGGGGCGTGCTCACGCTCGCCGGCATCGTGTTTCTCGGCAAGCGCACGTTCACGCTGATCCGCCTGATCCGCGAGCCGTTCCTGCTGTCGTTCGCGACCGCAAGCTCGGAGGCCGCGTATCCGAAGCTGCTCGACGCGCTCGACCGCTTCGGCGTGAACCGCAAGATTTCGAGCTTCGTGCTGCCGATCGGCTATTCGTTCAACCTCGACGGCTCGATGATGTACTGCACGTTCGCGGTGCTGTTCATCGCGCAGGTATACGGCGTCCACTTGCCGCTCGGCACGCAGATCACGATGCTGCTTCTGCTGATGCTGACGTCGAAGGGCATGGCCGGCGTGCCGCGCGCGTCGCTCGTCGTGATCGCGGCGACGCTCAACCAGTTCCACCTGCCCGAAGCAGGCCTGCTGCTGATCATGGGCGTCGACATGTTCCTCGACATGGGCCGATCGGCGACCAATGCTGTCGGCAATTCGATCGCGGCCGCCGTCGTCGCGAAGTGGGAAGGCCAGCTCGACGACCCGCGCGACGATGCCGACCCCGACAGCGGCCACGCGTCGCGCGAATCGCCGCAAATCACGGAGCGCGTGTAGCGCGCGCACTCGCACAGGCCGGGCCGCTCCCGATCGTCCGCGCCAAGCCGGCGGCGGCACGCCCGGCCCGCGACGCCCGATGGCCGCCTTGCGGTAAAATGCCGGGTTGTCCACGCGCCCCGGCGCTTTTCCGTACCGCCTATGTCCGCTTCGCCTGCCCTCAGTCCGCGCCGGGTGTCCGTCGCCCCGATGATGGACTGGACCGATCGCCACTGCCGTTCGTTTCATCGGACGATCTCGCGCCATGCATGGCTCTACACCGAGATGGTGACGACGGGCGCGTTGATCCACGGCGACGTCGCGCGCCATCTGGCATTCACCCCCGACGAAGCGCCCGTCGCATTGCAACTGGGCGGCAGCGAGCCCGCCGAGCTCGCGCATTCCGCGAGACTCGGCGAACGCTGGGGCTACGACGAAATCAACCTGAATTGCGGTTGCCCGTCCGAGCGCGTGCAGCGCGGCGCATTCGGCGCATGCCTGATGAACGAGCCGCAGCTCGTCGCGGATTGCGTGAAGGCGATGCGCGACGCGGTGTCGATTCCGGTGACGGTCAAGCACCGGATCGGCGTCGACGCGATAGAAGACTACGCATTTGTGCGCGACTTCGTCGGCACGGTCGCCTCGGCCGGCTGCGAAGTGTTCGTCGTGCATGCGCGCAACGCGATCCTGAAGGGGTTGTCGCCGAAGGAAAACCGCGAGATTCCGCCGCTCAAGTACGACTACGCGTATCGGCTCAAGCGCGACTTTCCGCAACTCGAAATCGTCATCAACGGCGGCATCACGACGCTCGACGAAGTCGAGCAGCATCTGAGGCACGTCGATGGCGTGATGCTCGGCCGCGAGGCATATCACAATCCGTACGTGCTCGCCGGCGTCGACGCCCGCTTCTACGGCGCGACCGAGCCGGCGCCGACGCGCGAGGCGGTGGAGGCGAAACTCGTCGAATACTGCGCGGCCGAGCTCGCGCGCGGCACGTATCTCGGCGCGATCGTGCGGCATGCGCTCGGCCTGTATCGAGGCGTCGCGGGTGCGCGCGGCTGGCGCCGCGTGCTGTCGGACAGCAAGCGTCTCGCGCGCGGCGATCTATCGATCTTCGATGAGGCACGCGCGCACCTGACGAGCCCGGAAGAATTTTTTGAAAAAAAGGCTTTGCAAAGTTAAACAGCCTTTGTATAATCTCGCTTCTTCGTTGATGCCGCCGCCACGGCGAATCAAACGGAGAAAAATAGAGTGGTGGCTGTAGCTCAGTTGGTAGAGTCCAGGATTGTGATTCCTGTTGTCGTGGGTTCGAGTCCCATCAGCCACCCCAAAGTTTCATTGCAAAACAGGCGCTTCGGCGCCTGTTTTGCTTTCCGCGCCAGAAACTTGAATTCGGGAACGACGCGCCGATTCTCGCATTCGTTCGCGCCACCGTATTAGCGCCGCGCGTTCGCCCTTTGCGCTCCGATTTTCGTCAGCCGCACGACGCGCCCCGCTCCGGTTTGCCGACAACACGAAATCGGCAACGCTGAATCAACGATATCGAACTTCGCGGCGATCGTGACGCCAATTCCCCCGCCGTGGGCCGACGTCGCCCCGCCTGACGCCGCAGGCAATACGCCACTTCGATTCGCTCGCCGCTTTTGCGCCGAAGCTCGTGGCACTCGACGCCCAAAACGCGAAAGCCCCGACCGCATGACGCAGCCGGGGCTTTCTTTGCATCAGATCCTTTGGCACGAGGAGAAGATGCAGTTGCAGTATATTCGACGCGCGCCACGTGACACGTCATTCTTTGTGAATATTTGTATCGCGAGTTAAGCGCTTTCGTGAAAACCGATTCTATCGAGCGAATCGGAGCAACGCTGCAACCGGCGTGCGATATCGGCACCCGTTCGGCACCCGAGACGCAACCGTTGCGAACCGACGGCGCACCGCATGCTCCGCGCACGCCTCGATCCACCGACGAATCGCCGGCCTGGCCGCCGGCAAGCGTCGTCACACAACCCCGGCGCCGAGCAATTCCCGGTCGACCGCCGATCGCGCGACGGCGAGCGTCTGCTCGATCACCCGACGCTCGCTGAGCAACAGCCCGTCGATGTGCACGAGCCGCCAGTCGATCATCACCGCGCCGCCCTGCAGCACCCGGTAATGCGCCTTCTCGCCCGCCCAGACTTGCTCGGTCTTCACTTCGATCTCATAGCCCTTATAGAGCTCGCCGAAGTCGCCGACGTCCCTGCCTTTCGGTTCCATTTCGCCGCCTCCCGATCCGGACAGCCGTGCCAATGCCCGGCGTCTGCGTCAATCGTACGCTTCAGACAGGTAAGCCTTGCCGTCGTCGGTGATGTCGACCCGGTCCGGGCCGCTCTGATAGACGAAGCCGTCGTTCAGAAGCTCCTCGAGCGCGAGCCGGAAACCCGCCGGCAGCGGGCGGCCGGAGCCGAACTGGTCGATCCATTTCAGCGCTTCGATCGCTTCGGGACTCAGGGTAGGAAACATGGCCCGCCTCCGCCGTCGATTTCATTCCATCGTAGCACTTTCGTTCATGCGTGGAAAAACGGCAAGGCCGGCGCCCACGGGCGCAAAGCGCCGCCCGCGCGGGCGGCGTCCGCTCGCTCAGAGGCGGGCGATCGATACTTCGGTCGACTTCACGAGCGCCACCACTTCGGTGCCGACCTTCAGTTCCAGTTCGTCGATCGAGCGCGTCGTGATGACCGACGTGACGATGCCGAACGGCGTGTCGACGTCGACCTCGGACACGACGGGCCCGCGGATGATCTCCTTCACCTTGCCGCGGAATTGGTTTCGTACGTTGATTGCCGTGATGCTCATCGGGTATTCGCTCCGAATGGTTCGTCTGATTGATCTTGGCGATCGATCCGATCGCGTGGGTGGCGGCGCGTCGCCGCGCCCGTCATACCGCCCAGCGCAATCCGTTCGCCTGCGCCGCGCGGCCGCGCGCAGCGCCGCCCGCACTCGCGGCGGCCGAAGTCGCCCCCGCCGGATCAGAGCCCGTCAGCACGCGTTGCAGCACGCGATCCTCGAGCTCGGCGAACGCCGCCGACGCCCGTGCACGCGGCCGCTCGAGCGGCACCGGCTGATCGAACGCGATCCGGCCCGCCTCGATGAGCAGAATCCGGTCGGCGAGCGAGACCGCCTCCTGCACGTCGTGCGTGACGAGCAGCGCGGTAAAGCGATGTTCGCGCCACAGGCGCTCGATCAGCTCATGCATTTCGATGCGCGTGAGCGCATCGAGCGCGCCGAGCGGCTCGTCGAGCAGCAGCAGTTGCGGACGGTGGACAAGCGCCCGCGCGAGCGCGACGCGCTGCCGCTGCCCGCCCGACAATTGCGCGGGCCAGTCGTGCGCGCGCGCGAGCAGCCCGACCTCGTCGAGCACCGCGCGCGCATCGTCCTTCGCGCGCCGCCCGAGGCCGAGCATCACGTTCTGCAGTACGGTCTTCCACGGCAGCAGGCGCGCGTCCTGATACATGATCCGCGTATCGAGCACGCCGCCGCCGTCTCCGCGCTTGACGAGCGTGCCGGCGCTCGGCGTCTCGAGTTCCGCAACGAGGCGCAGCAGCGTCGATTTCCCGCAGCCGCTGCGGCCGACGATCGAGACGAAGCCGCCGCGCTCGATCGCCAGATCGACATCGGCGAGCACGGTCCGCTCGCCGTAGCGCTTGCTCACGCGCGTCAGGCGCACCGACGCATCGCCGGCACCGCGCCGATCGTCGTCGTCATCGCGCGGCGCACGTCCGAATGCGCCGCCCGAGGCGAACGGCAGAGCATGCGCGCCGCCGTCGCGCTCGAGCACGGCGGCGTCCTGCGCATCACCGTCGGCCGTGCGCGGCTGCGCGAGTTCGGCTTCGAGATCCGCCCCCGCGATCGGGCCGTACGTGGCGGCCAGCGAGGTTCCAGTCATGCCCGGCCTCCCGGTTGATACGCGGGGTGCCAGCGCAGCGTCGCGCGCTCGAGCCACTTCGCGAGCACGTCGGCGAGCTTGCCGAGCGCCGCATACAGCAGGATGCCCACCACCACCACGTCCGTTTGCAAGAATTCGCGCGCGTTCATCGTCATGTAGCCGATGCCCGATTGCGCGGAAATCGTTTCGGCGACGATCAGCATCACCCACATCAACCCGAGCGCGAACCGCACGCCGACGAGAATCGACGGCAGCGCGCCCGGCAGGATCACGTCGCGATAGAGCGCGAAGCCTTTCACGCCGTAGCTCCTCGCCATCTCGACAAGGCCCGCGTCGACCGAGCGGATTCCGTGGTACGTGTTGATGTAGACGGGAAAGAACACGCCGAGCGCGACGAGGAAGAGCTTCGCCTTCTCGTCGATGCCGAACCACAGGATCACGAGCGGAATCATCGCGAGCGCGGGGATGTTGCGGATCATCTGGATCGTCGAATCGAGCGCGACTTCGGCGGCCTTCGAAAGCCCGGTCGCGAGACCGAGCGCGAGCCCGACGCCGCCGCCGATCGCAAACCCGACGAACGCGCGCCACGCGCTGACCTTCACATTCGCCCACATGTCGCCCGATTCGACGAGCGCCCACGCGGCGCGCGCGACGGCAAACGGCTCGGGCAGCACGCGGTTCGACAGCGCGCCCGAGCGCGCGGCGAATTCCCACGCGAGCGCGAGCGCAAGCGGCACGAGCCACGGCGCGACCGCGCGCGCGGCCGGGCCGGCGCGGCGCGCGCCTGGATGCGTCGTTGCCATGTCGATGCCCTCCTCGCTCAGCTCTGGCTCACCTTCGGCAAATACCCGTTGCCGACGACTTCGCCGAACGGCCCCGACAGCGGCCCCGCGCGCCGCGCGTCGCCGCCCTTGACGAGCGGAAACACGAGCTCGGCGAAGCGGTACGATTCCTCGAGATGCGGATAGCCGGACAGGATGAACGTCTCGATACCGAGCGCCGCATACTCGCGCATGCGCGCGGCGACTTGCTCGGGATTCCCGACGAGCGCCGTCCCCGCGCCGCCGCGCACGAGCCCGACGCCGGCCCACAGGTTCGGATAGATCTCGAGCTCCTGGCGCGAGCCGCGCTTGCCGCCGTGCAGCGCGGCCATCCGGCGCTGCCCTTCGGAGTCCATCTTCGCAAACGCCTGCTGCGCGCGCGCGATCGTGTCGTCGTCGAGCCGGCTGATGAGGCGATCCGCGTCGCGCCACGCCTCCTCCTCGGTCTCGCGCACGATCACGTGCAGGCGAATTCCGAACCTGATCTCGCGGCCGCGCTCGGCCGCGCGCGCGCGTATGTCGGCGATCTTCTTCGCGACCGCCGCGGGCGGTTCGCCCCAGGTCAGATAAGTCTCGATGTGATCGGCCGCGATCGCGTGCGCGGCGGGCGACGAGCCGCCGAACCACAGCGGCGGATGCGGATGCTGGATGGGCGGATACAGCAGCTTGCCGCCCTTCGCGCGCAGATGCTCGCCGTCGAAATCGACGCTGCCGTTCTCGTGCGATTCGGCGAGCAGCTTGCGCCAGATGTGCAGGAAGTCGTCGGTGAGCGCGTAGCGCGTGTCGTGATCGGCAAAGAGACCGTCGCCTTCGAGCTCGGCCGAATCGCCGCCCGTCACGACGTTGATCAGCAGACGCCCGCCGGAGAGCCGATCGAACGTCGACGCCATCCGCGCGGACAGCCCCGGCGACGACAGGCCGGGCCGGATCGCGACGAGGAATTTCAGGCGCTTCGTCGCCGGAATCAGGCTCGACGCGACGACCCACGCATCCTCGCACGAACGGCCCGTCGGCAGCAGCACGCCGTCGTAGCCGAGCGTATCGGCCGCCACCGCGACCTGCCTGAAGTAGTCGTAATCCGCGGCGCGCGCGCCCTCGGCCGTGCCGAGATAGCGGCTGTCGCCGTGCGTGGGGATGAACCAGAACACATTCATGCGAAGCTCCTGCCTGACTGTTCGTGCAAAAAATGAACGGCGGCGACGCGGCGCGCGCGTCGCTCGCGGATGAGCGGTGGAAATACGCGCCGCGGCGGATCGCGCAATCCGCTCGCGCTGTCGCGCGGCGGGCGGCCCGGCCGTCTCTCGGGAAATCAGTCTAGGGAGCGCGGTTTCGTATAGGAACGATTTTTTCGAGCTTAGGTTTTCCGCTTTCGTGCATAGCGTGCCGCCGCGGCAAATATGCGCGCACGGGCCCCTATAATGTTGCTCCAAGTCCCTGACAACCCCGCGCGCGCCTCGTGGCGCCGCGCCTTTACGTGGCGCTCTCGATGCAGAAAGTGATCCTGCCGTTTCTGTCCGGCTTCCTCGCCGCTCTGTTCTTCCGCGAGGCGACGCTCGCGCTCTTGCACACGGCGGGCCTCATCGACGCGACCGGCTTCTCGACCGCGCCGTTCGCACCGCTCGGCATTCCTGAATTCGTCGCGAACGCGATCATGAGCGCGTGCTGGGCGATCCTGATGGCGTGGCTGCTGCGCGTCTCGCCCGAGCGCGCGGCGCCGTGGGTGCCGTCGCTCGTGTTCGGCGGCATCGTGCTGACCGCCGCGCGCGTGTTCGCGATCGATCCGCTGCGCGGCATCTGGCCCGCCGGCAACATGCTGCCGCCCCTCGTCGTCGGCTTCGTCGCGAATGCGGTCTGGGGCTGGGGCGCGCTCGTGTTCATGCGCGCGTTCATGTCGGACGACAACGGCAGCGACGATGCGTGAGCATCACCGGCCGCCGCGCGCGACGCGGCGCTGCGCCGTGCGGCCGGCCGTCTCGCGCGGTACGACGATTTGCAACGATCGCTCGCCATCCGCGCCGGCGGCCGTGCGATCGTCGACGTCAATCGGCGCGCACGCCGACGGATCGACGCTCCCGCATCGTGTCGGCGGAGCTTTTTCCAGCGAAGCGATCGTCCGAAGCGACTGCGTTTGGCTCGATCCTGCGCGCACCCGCCGCGTGCCGCCCGCCTAACGCGAACCGATCAAGCGATGCCGCACGCGCCGCGCCACGCACGCATGGGCGGACGGAATCGCCAGGACGTCGCAAACGCATC
Above is a window of Burkholderia thailandensis E264 DNA encoding:
- a CDS encoding winged helix-turn-helix transcriptional regulator; amino-acid sequence: MKWDDVGSMPCSVARTLAVLGDRWTMLILRNAFLGHRRFEAFQTQLGLTRHVLAERLARLVEEGIFTKRAYQERPPRFEYRLSQKGLDLYPVLLALTAWGDRWKDDGKGPPVVLRHRRCARVMHPVMVCSECGEPIDPREVEPMPGPGWAERQAEVE
- a CDS encoding ATP-binding cassette domain-containing protein, yielding MTGTSLAATYGPIAGADLEAELAQPRTADGDAQDAAVLERDGGAHALPFASGGAFGRAPRDDDDDRRGAGDASVRLTRVSKRYGERTVLADVDLAIERGGFVSIVGRSGCGKSTLLRLVAELETPSAGTLVKRGDGGGVLDTRIMYQDARLLPWKTVLQNVMLGLGRRAKDDARAVLDEVGLLARAHDWPAQLSGGQRQRVALARALVHRPQLLLLDEPLGALDALTRIEMHELIERLWREHRFTALLVTHDVQEAVSLADRILLIEAGRIAFDQPVPLERPRARASAAFAELEDRVLQRVLTGSDPAGATSAAASAGGAARGRAAQANGLRWAV
- the dusA gene encoding tRNA dihydrouridine(20/20a) synthase DusA — encoded protein: MSASPALSPRRVSVAPMMDWTDRHCRSFHRTISRHAWLYTEMVTTGALIHGDVARHLAFTPDEAPVALQLGGSEPAELAHSARLGERWGYDEINLNCGCPSERVQRGAFGACLMNEPQLVADCVKAMRDAVSIPVTVKHRIGVDAIEDYAFVRDFVGTVASAGCEVFVVHARNAILKGLSPKENREIPPLKYDYAYRLKRDFPQLEIVINGGITTLDEVEQHLRHVDGVMLGREAYHNPYVLAGVDARFYGATEPAPTREAVEAKLVEYCAAELARGTYLGAIVRHALGLYRGVAGARGWRRVLSDSKRLARGDLSIFDEARAHLTSPEEFFEKKALQS
- a CDS encoding TOBE domain-containing protein, which encodes MSITAINVRNQFRGKVKEIIRGPVVSEVDVDTPFGIVTSVITTRSIDELELKVGTEVVALVKSTEVSIARL
- the ssuC gene encoding aliphatic sulfonate ABC transporter permease SsuC, coding for MATTHPGARRAGPAARAVAPWLVPLALALAWEFAARSGALSNRVLPEPFAVARAAWALVESGDMWANVKVSAWRAFVGFAIGGGVGLALGLATGLSKAAEVALDSTIQMIRNIPALAMIPLVILWFGIDEKAKLFLVALGVFFPVYINTYHGIRSVDAGLVEMARSYGVKGFALYRDVILPGALPSILVGVRFALGLMWVMLIVAETISAQSGIGYMTMNAREFLQTDVVVVGILLYAALGKLADVLAKWLERATLRWHPAYQPGGRA
- the ssuD gene encoding FMNH2-dependent alkanesulfonate monooxygenase — its product is MNVFWFIPTHGDSRYLGTAEGARAADYDYFRQVAVAADTLGYDGVLLPTGRSCEDAWVVASSLIPATKRLKFLVAIRPGLSSPGLSARMASTFDRLSGGRLLINVVTGGDSAELEGDGLFADHDTRYALTDDFLHIWRKLLAESHENGSVDFDGEHLRAKGGKLLYPPIQHPHPPLWFGGSSPAAHAIAADHIETYLTWGEPPAAVAKKIADIRARAAERGREIRFGIRLHVIVRETEEEAWRDADRLISRLDDDTIARAQQAFAKMDSEGQRRMAALHGGKRGSRQELEIYPNLWAGVGLVRGGAGTALVGNPEQVAARMREYAALGIETFILSGYPHLEESYRFAELVFPLVKGGDARRAGPLSGPFGEVVGNGYLPKVSQS
- a CDS encoding dicarboxylate/amino acid:cation symporter, which translates into the protein MKKRRNITSYIVIAMILGIAVGYGCHSAFPDPAIAKEIAGYVSLLSDVFLRLIKMIIAPLVFATLTVGIAHMGDTGAVGRVGVKALGWFFIASFTSLLLGLLAATVLQPGSHLSLPLPATDAAVNLKTSSFTLKDFVIHLVPKSIAEAMANNEILQIVVFSIFFGTALSALGDAGKRLTGVIEDLAQVMLKVTGAVMWFAPVAVFAALASTITTEGLGILLTFAKFMGSFYIALALLWGVLTLAGIVFLGKRTFTLIRLIREPFLLSFATASSEAAYPKLLDALDRFGVNRKISSFVLPIGYSFNLDGSMMYCTFAVLFIAQVYGVHLPLGTQITMLLLLMLTSKGMAGVPRASLVVIAATLNQFHLPEAGLLLIMGVDMFLDMGRSATNAVGNSIAAAVVAKWEGQLDDPRDDADPDSGHASRESPQITERV